CCGAGCGTCGCGAATCCGTCGATCAGGTGTTGGGTCGCCAGGGGGAGATCCCGCCCCGCGCCGTCCTTACTGTTCAACATCGTATGTTTCATGCCGAGAGGTTTGAAGAGGATCCTCTCCATCCATGCGTCCAGCGGCTCGCCCGTCGTCTCCTCCAGGATCATCCGGAGGGCCGCGTAGCCGCCGGCGGACCAGCGGAAACCGCTTCCGGGCGGGCGGTCCACCACCACCGGCGCGTTACGCGCCGGCTTTCGCCCCTCCAGGATCTGGAGGAGCGTGGGCATCCTCTCGTCCGGCCGGAACCCCTCGAAGCCGCGCACCGTAAAACTCGCGTCGTGGCTCAGAATCCGCCGGACCGTGACCGGCGCCCCGCGGAGATGGGCGACCTCCGGCACCCGCCACGCCCGGAGCGTTTCGTTCACGTCCCGGTCGAGATCGAGCCGCCCCTCGTAGGCGAGACGGAGCGCGGCGGAGGCGACCACCGGCATGGTGACCGATGAAACCGGGAAGAGAGTCTCCGCGCCGACGGAGTCCCGGCTCCCCGCCTCGAGCACGCCGTATCCCTTCCCCCAGTCGAGTCGGCCGTCGTCGATCACGACGACGGCGACGCCGGGGACCCGATACCGCCTCATCCGATCCCGGACGGTCCATCGAGGCGCCTCGTCCCCCTCCCGGAGAACGGGCGGCAGAAGGCCCTCCTCGACGGCGCGGATCCGGTCCTCCCTCCCGCCGCCGCAGGAGACGAGAAGGAGCGCGGCGATCAAGGGAAAGAGCTTGCGGTGGTGACACATATCCCGATCCTCTCCGCGAAGGGTCGGGCCCGCGGCGCGGGCGCCGCCCATTCCCGCCCAAAATAGCACGGAACCGGCCGCCGCATCCACGGTCTCGACGGCGCCCCCCCCTTCCCCGCTCAGGTCCGGACGTTTTTGACCGATCCTTTGAGGGAGAGAATCGGTATTCCGCCGTCGAACCCCGCCGGGGGCTCGGCGGCACAATCCGGGCGAGAGGACATCATGGCTCGAATCGATCCGAGAGATTCATCGGCCCACCACCGGGAACGCGCCGATTTCC
The sequence above is a segment of the Candidatus Eisenbacteria bacterium genome. Coding sequences within it:
- a CDS encoding beta-lactamase family protein encodes the protein MCHHRKLFPLIAALLLVSCGGGREDRIRAVEEGLLPPVLREGDEAPRWTVRDRMRRYRVPGVAVVVIDDGRLDWGKGYGVLEAGSRDSVGAETLFPVSSVTMPVVASAALRLAYEGRLDLDRDVNETLRAWRVPEVAHLRGAPVTVRRILSHDASFTVRGFEGFRPDERMPTLLQILEGRKPARNAPVVVDRPPGSGFRWSAGGYAALRMILEETTGEPLDAWMERILFKPLGMKHTMLNSKDGAGRDLPLATQHLIDGFATLGGVRIYPELAAQGLWTTAEDMARWIIALQDAYAGRSDRLLPRDAAGEMLTRTAGEWGLGLRLGGEGESSWFAHGDGGFGCGARIAGFLEGGRGAVVLTNGEGGGRLADEIVRSVAEAYRWPAFRAEWKRETEPDSAVLPRLTGAYRVDDLPGLTRLEILAEEGRPAIRMLGRTVPLAAESPDSYFSADAEIICRFDLSAGGGRAKSLTLVWRGTAAHARRDGAAR